Proteins encoded within one genomic window of Humulus lupulus chromosome 1, drHumLupu1.1, whole genome shotgun sequence:
- the LOC133814238 gene encoding protein SOB FIVE-LIKE 5: protein MDSECSSGCESGWTLYLEQSFLSNKKGSGFLRKSSNFGYTLRDKAGIEQVNEEIDEEEEDLSMVSDASSGPPHYFHHHGQDQQVDYSNTNEDKLCFFNTSKDNVNKFMSKTSTSTSNRKRGTHKIEGRRLRESISCGGDTFLDDTASSPLFNFSNIEDLPRQTNNQTGSTESVLDYSQGFSATHFEERPAFQDSFGFLQQSSLSGNQHHEMSGRLKGRRWK, encoded by the exons ATGGATTCAGAATGCAGTAGCGGCTGTGAGTCTGGATGGACTCTATACTTAGAACAATCTTTTCTTTCAAATAAAAAGGGAAGTGGGTTTCTCAGGAAAAGTAGTAATTTTGGCTATACACTTAGAGACAAAGCTGGAATCGAACAAGTGaatgaagaaatagatgaagaagaagaagacctttCTATGGTTTCCGATGCTTCTTCTGGGCCTCCTCACTATTTCCATCATCACGGTCAAGATCAACAAGTAGACTACTCCAATACTAATGAAGATAAACTATGCTTTTTCAACACTAGTAAGGACAATGTTAATAAGTTTATGTCGAAGACTAGTACTAGTACTAGTAATCGTAAAAGGGGTACTCACAAAATCGAAGGACGACGATTGAGGGAATCAATATCATGTGGTGGAGATACTTTCTTAGATGACACTGCTAGCTCTCCTCTCTTCAACTTCTCCAATATC GAGGACTTACCTCGGCAGACCAATAATCAAACTGGCTCAACGGAGAGTGTCTTGGATTATTCACAAGGGTTCTCAGCTACTCATTTTGAG GAAAGGCCTGCATTCCAAGATTCCTTTGGATTCTTACAACAGTCTTCTTTATCTGGAAACCAACATCACGAAATGA GTGGTCGTTTGAAGGGAAGGAGGTGGAAATAA